CAAAAAATTTGTAAGCTTTTTGTTTTTTTTCAACCAGGTATACTATTACTTCATTTTCTAGAAAATGAAGAATTTCTCCAATAGGTAATTCTATTTTTACTTTTAATGGTTTCATAAGCTCATTAATATTAATTGTGCTTTTTTTAATCTTTCATTCTTTAAAGTATTTATTTCTAACTTCAATAAAGGGTTTATGTTTTTTGCTATATGAAAAAGCTAAAAATCCTGAAATTATTAAAATTCCAAAATATATTAATAAACTAACTAATATAAAAATGTACTTTATTTCCACGTTTACTCCTTTAAAAATTATTAATCAGTTTCTCCTTGTTCTCAAAAATCAATTAAAGTTATTAAGGCTTTGGTCTTTATTAATTTTGCAAATATTTCTTCGATATATGCAAAATTATTTAAAGTAATTTTATTATCTAAAACAAATAATTGAACTAACATATCATTAGCTTCTTTAAAATCTACAAAATCTTTTTCTTTTATTAAAATATTCAAAACTTTAGCAAATTCATTAGAAATATTAAAATCATTTTGGTCTTTATTATCTAAATTTTGATATCAAATATTCGCTTGTGAAATAACAAACTTTTTCATTTCCTTAATAAGTTCTATTTCTGAAATGTTTTCTTGTTCTTCAAAACTTAAAGCTTTATCCATAAATGAACCTTGAGAAATCATTTCATTCAAAAGAGTTTTAGCTGTGAAAAAATTATCCAACAACATATATTTATCAGCATCACGAGTTTGTTTAATTACATCAATAATTTCGTTTTCAATTATTTCAAATTTTTTAACTAGATTATCAAAATCATCATAATCATCTAATTCATTTAAATTATCAATAAATTTGCTTATAAATTTAACATTTTTACTTTCTTGATTTAATTCATCTTCTAAAAATTCAAGATTAGTTATAATAAGTCCTAATGCAGGTTCAAAAAAATTTACTTCAAGTTCTTCTTTAATTAGTTCATTTCCCAGCGTCATTTTTTTACCTCTTTAATTATTAAGATTATAACTTATATAAGTTTTATATTGTATATAATAAAACTATCTCGGAGGTTAATCCATGTTAGAAATATACAAATTACCTAAATTATCAGATAATGAATTATCTCAACTAAATTATATTAATCCATGATGAGAAAAAACTTTAAAGAAACTTGTGCAAAAGAACTTGAATTGAATTAAAAGATTTAATAAAGATTCAAATATTTTTATTTCGTTAAAACCAAAAGAAAAAATTGAAGATTATAAAAAATTGTTTCAAGCGGTCAATAATATGCAAACTTTTTTTGAACCTAAAATTAAACAAATAAAAAATGAACTGAAAATGATTAAAAAATTTCAAAAAATGATCAGCGATTACTCATTATTATTAGGAACGTGTTGATCAATTGTTATTATGATTTATTATTATCGTGATTTTAATAGCTTAGAAATTAATAATAAAAGAGGACATTCAATAAAAGTTTTTAACAATAAAAACCTAGAATTTTATGATCGTTTTAAAAAAAACATTATAAATACTTTAGGCAATAATGAAGTGCTAGATGTTATTTTTAAAAATGAAAATTTTAATGACGGTAAACTAAATGATTCTTCTTTAATCGTTAATTCAATTGTGAAATATGCTAGTAAGTTATTTAAAAACAAACAATTAAGTAAAGAAAAATATGCAGACACTTTATTACATGCAATAATTTATAATTCTTTAAATTTAAATTTTGTTTCTAACTATAATGTTTTTGTCTTAAATTTACTAAAAATAAATTAAATGAAAAAAATGAAAAAACTTAACCAATGGGTTTGCACCAAAAATAAATATGCTAAAATATTTTAAACTGTCTCAAAAAGAGACGATTGAAAATAAGGAGAAACGATCATGCATTTGAAAAAACAAATCATAACAAAAGATATGATTCATGATTGAAAATTTTGATTTAAATTAATTATTGGTTTAAGTATTATGGGCCTAATTATTGGTACCAAAATATCAGACATGGTTTCATTAATGACTGCTTCTAAGCAAGTAGAAGCCATTCTGGCAAGTTCAGAACTTAAAGGCATTAGCATTGATGATATATTCAACAAAGTTAAGGAAATCGCAACACTTAAAGGATTTGATGAAGCTAGAAGTTATATGAATTGGATATCTATTGTCCCTAATAAAATTGATGGTGATAACATCGGATGATTATCATCAACAAGTTTTGGTGATTTTTTCATTAATTCATTTACATACTTTACAACTTTATCAAACATTGCTGTAGGAATTTGATTTTTAGTAGCTGCATTAAAACCACAAAACGAAGGAATTAAAGGTTATATTTCATTAAATTCAACAATTATTGTAACAACTTACATAACAATTACTTTAATTATTTATAATGGAATTTTATTACCAACTTCATTAATGAATGGAGATTACATGAGTGCCTTCAATTGAACAACAACTGTATTAGAACACATGTTATTCCCACTTGCTTTAATTTTATATGTCGCTTTAGTAATGAAACCCATTAATACTCAAAAAGCTAAACAATATATTAAAAAAGGTTGAGTTAAGGCTATCATCTTATTGTTGACTTATGGAATTTTAATTTTAATTAGAGGAGAAATTCGTTACCAGGGAAACAAACCTGTTGACACTCAATACCCATACTTCTTCTTACGTGTTCATGAAGCTAAAGTTGTTGGATTACCAGGGGTTGCTTGATTCTTTATTGCAGTTATTGCAATTGCAGCAATCTTAATAGGATTCTCAACTTTATATATGCACATTTTAAACACCAGAGAAAATAAAATAAAAAGAGTTCATTAAGAACTCTTTTTATTTTATTGTTTTAACGTTTAATTGTTCTAAAAGGGAATCATTAACAAAATCTGGAGCATTAGACATCGGATCAATTCCAGATGAGTTTTTAGGAAAAGCAATCACATCTCTGATTGAATAAGCGCCAGTTAATAACATTCCTATACGATCTAAACCTAAGGCGAGACCCGAATGGTATGGTGCTCCATATTTGTAAGCATTCATAAATCAATCAAAATTATTTACAATTTCTTCTTTAGATAATTCTATTGCATCAAACATGCGTTTTTGAAGATCGAAATTAGTTATTCTTTGAGAACCTCCTCCAATTTCAAAACCGTTCATTACAAGATCGTACGAATTAGCTAAAGCTTGCTCTTTATTGGTATCAAAATCTTTTAATGATTCTTGTTTAGGCATTGTAAATGGGTGGTGTGCTGCAACAAAACGATTATCATCTTCACTTCATTCGAATAAAGGAAAATCAACCACTCACAACAATTTAAAATCGGTAACGTTAGCTAAATTAAAAATTTTAGCTAAATTAATTCTGATTGCACCCATTGCTTGAGAAATGGTTTTATATTTGTCTCCATTGACAAATAAAGTTCCCTTATCTTTAATATTGAAAATAGTAAGTAATTCTTTTTTTTCTTTTTCGTTCAATTGTGAAGCAATCGAACCTGATCAAGTATCGTTTTCAAATTTAGCAAATCCAATTGATTTTAAATGATTTTGCTTAGCTGTTTCTTCGATTTCAAGAATTTGCTTTTTAGTTAATATTTCATCAATCATAACTCCTCTAATTGAAAGATTTTGCTTAACTAAAGGTTTTAGCATTTTGATTTCTGTATTAGCAAAAACTTCATTAAGATCTTTGATTAGTAAATCATATCTTAAATCTGGTTTATCAACTCCATAATTTGCAATTGCTTCTTTGTAAGGAAGTCTTATTAACGGTTCAATAATATCAACATTTTTTAAATCTTTAAGAATTTTTTTGATTAAATTTTCGATAATTTCCATGACATCTTCATTGGTTGCAAACGACATTTCCATATCTAACTGTGTAAATTCTGGTTGACGATCAATTCTTAAATCTTCATCTCTAAAACATCTAACAATTTGAAAATATCTGTCTATTCCCGAAATCATTAATAGTTGTTTAAAAAGCTGCGGAGATTGTGGTAAAGCATAAAACTTATTTTTGTTAGTTCTTGAGGGTACTAAAAAGTCTCTAGCTCCTTCGGGTGTTGATTTTCCTAAAATTGGTGTTTCAACTTCCACAAATTTTTGGTCTTCTAAGTATCTACGAATAATTGAATTCATTTTTGATCTTATTAAAAGATTGTTTGTCATTTCAGGTCTTCGTAAATCTAAATAACGATATGATAGACGAGTATCTTCTAATGTATCTATTTTGTCTTCAATTTGAAAAGGTGTCAATTCTGATTTATTAATTACCAAAATATTTTCAACTTGAATTTCAATTTCACCTGTAGTTAATTCTAAATTTTTAGATTTCCTTTCAACCACTATACCTATAACTTCAACAACAAATTCTGTTTTAATGTCATTTAATATTGAGGTTTCTTTATCTGAAGCTATAATTTGTGTAATTCCATAACGATCTCTTAAATCAATAAAAGTCATTGCTCCCATCTTTCTAATTTTTTTAACTCATCCTTGCAATAAAACTTTTTGCCCAATGTTGGAAATATTTAATTCTCCACATGTATGTGTTCTTTTCATGTTAGCCCCTTTCCTATTTATTTTTTTGAATTATTTCAAAAATATCTTTTACATCAACCATAATTTGTTCACCGTTTTTTTGGTTTTTTAATGTAACTTTTTGAGTTGTGAATTCTTCATCGCCAAAAATAATAATTCATTTTGCATCTAACTTTTCTGCTTGTTTAAAAGCTGATTTAAAACTTCTATTCATCAAATCTGTATCAACTATAACATTTTGTTCTCTTAATGTTCTTAAAACTTTATAATTTAATTCCATTCCTTTTTCAGACAATGCAATTGTGTATAAATCTAAGCCTTTATTTGTTTTTAAGTCCTTTTTCAAATTTTTTAAAATAATCAAAATTCTTTCTATACCTAAAGCAAAACCTGCAGCCGGCATATTTGGTCCACCTAATTCTGATACTAAGTTATTGTATCTTCCTCCGGCAATAATGGTATCTTGAGAACCTAAAATTTCTGAATTATATTTAACTTCAAATATTAAACCAGTATAGTAATCTAAACCTCTAACTAATTTACTACTAATTTTTACATTAATTTCTGATTCTTTTAACTTTTGGACGATTTTTGAAAAATAAAGTTCATCTTCTGAGTTTAAATATTTTTGCATATTAGGTGCATCTAAAAATTTGATACCATCAATTTTGCAATCTAAAACCCTTAAAGGATTTAACGATAATCTTTGAGTACAATCATTACATAAATTTTTAAAAGTTTCTAAATATTTTTTTAAATCCGAAATATATTTTTCTCTTCTAATTCCTGTAACCAAAAAATTTAAATCAATTTGAATGTTTTTTTCTATACCTATTTTTTTTGTAATCGCATATGCAAAATTTATTAATTCTAAGTCTTGCTCAATATTGTTTGGGCCAAATACTTCAACTCCAAATTGATTAAATTGTCTATTTCTTCCAACTTGTGGTCTTTCATATCTAAACATTGGTCCGATATAAAAAGTTTTAAATGGTATAAATTCAGGAGCATACAATTTGTTTTCAATCAATGCTCTAACTACTGGCGCTGTTCCTTCTGGTCTTAAAACAAATTGACGATTTTTTTTATCTACAAATTCATACATTTCTTTAGAAACAACATCACTAGTTGTTCCAACTGAACGAACAAATAATTCTTTAGCCTCAAAAATAGGGGTTCTAATTTCTTGAAAATTATAGTTTTTAGCAATTGTTTTTAAAATTGTTTCCAATTCAATTATTTCATTTATTTCATTTAAAAAAAGATCTTGTGTTCCACGAGGTTTTTGAATCATTTATTTCACTTCTTTCATCTATAAAATTATAACTTATATTAGTCGCATTATCGAAATTCTCTTTTGCAAAAATAAAGTAAAACAACATACAAGTTAACAAATTGTATGTTGTTTTAAAAAAGAAAGTTATTTTATTGTACGGTAAATATTGTACTCACCTTCAATGTTTAATTAATTCACTTACATCAAATTTTTGAAATTCTAGTTATGATAATAAGTTGTGAACCCTTCTACCACTAGCACAATATAACAAAAATTTTTTATTAACTATTAAAACTAAGGTTTTCATTTATTTGTGAAAACGGAAGCAATTTAGCTTCAGAAACATAGGCTAGATCTGTTTCAATATTTTCTCTAATATCAACTGGCTCATAACCTTTATAAAGATAGAACTTATATTCGTTTCATGCTATACTAGTCATTTTTTTTGTTTTCTTTCTTAATATCTCTAACAACATCAACAACAGCAGGCACTGATTTTAAAGCAGAAATTATCATTGATAATTGATCACTGTTTCTAACTTTAATCTTCATTGTCCCTGTAGCTAATAATGATTTTTGGTCAGCTTTAACATTTGCTGATATTGTTGAAGCTTTTAAACCAATTAGCACCTTTGTAACATCATAAAGAAGATTTGGTCTATCAGTTGCATAATATTTAATTGTTGTTTGGTAATCATGTGTTTCTGCAACATTAGGATTTCAATTTACAACAACCAATCTTTGCGCCAAATCACCACTAACATTAATACATTCTGACAAATGAACTTTAATCCCATTACCTTTAGAAACATATCCAACAATTGACTCATAAGGGATAGGAGCACAACAACTTGAAAGTTGTGTTTTCAAATTAGCGATTCCGTCAACTAAAACATCATTTTTAAAATCTAAAATTTGTATTTTTTCACTTTTAATCGCTTCTCTTGCTGCGTCATCTTTACTAAAATCATGATCAATATAAATTAAATCAATTGCTTTTTCAATTGAATATTCACCTTTATAAACAGCATACAAAAAATCATCTTCACTATTAAATGATATTTTTTTAAGTGATTCAAGAATTTCTGCGGATGTTTTTCGTTTTCAACGCAAATCTTTTTGGTTAATTGCTGAATTAATGGCATTTTTAGTTTTTTCAACATAAACTTTAATTTCGTCTTTACGATCTTTAATATTTGTTTCATTAATCATTGAAGTTAAATATTTTTTGATTCTATTTCTAGCATTGCTTGTGACAACAATTTTCAACCATTCATGAGTCGGCTTTTGTTTAGAAGAAGTTTTAACTTCAACAATTTGTCCTGATTTTAAAACAGTATTAATAGGAGAATAAACTCCATTAATTTTAGCTCCAGTTGTATGTTCTCCAACTTCTGTATGAATTCTATACGCAAAATCCAAAACAGTTGAACCGAATGGTAAAGTTACCACTTTTTTATTTGGAGTCATAACATAAATTGAAGAAGTAAAAATATCTTCTTTTAAAACATCTTCAATTTTTTCTTTTTTTTCTGTTGAATCATCTGAAATTGTGGCTGATTCTTGATCCAAAGAAATAATACGATCAAATAAATCTATTTGTTCATCGATTTCTTTTTGTTTTTTATTAATATCAACAGATTCACCTTCTTTATATGCTCAGTGTGCTGCTGCTCCGGTTTCTGCTACTTTATCCATTTTTTCAGTTCTGATTTGAACTTCGAATATTTCTCCTTTCACATCAGCTAAAGTTGTGTGTAATGATTGATAAACGTTATTTTTAGGTGTTGCTATATAATCTTTGAATCTACTTGTCACGGGCGTATAAAATTGATGTAGGTAACCTAAAACTTTGTAACAATCATCTGCAGAGTTAACAATAATTCTAATAGCTAATAAATCTGTAATTTCATCAAATGATTTACCAATTTGGTTCATTTTTCGATATATTGAATAAATTGTTTTTGGTCTTCCGAAAATATCAATTATTTTAATATGCTTTTCAACTCTTAAGAATCTTTCGATATCTTTGATTATAGAGTTTATTGAAGATATTCTTTTTTCTGAGTTAGTTTCTACCAATTTTTCAATTTTTTTGTATTCTTCAGGATTTAAAACTTCAAATGATAAATCTTCAAGAATCGATTTAACTTGTTTCATTCCTAATCTATGGGCAATTGCTGTGTAAGTCTCTAAAGTTTCTTTAGCAATGATTTGTTGTTTTTGTTCGTTCAAATTTTTTATTGTCAGCATGTTGTGCATACGATCTGCTAATTTGATTATAATTACTCTAATATCAACAGCCATCGATAGATAAATTTTTCTTAAGTATTCAGCTTTTTGTTGTTCACGATTTTCTTTGGCAAAATAAGAAACCTTAGTTACAGCTTCAACAAGATTAGCAACTTCTTCGCCAAAAACATCTTTAAGTTCTGCATACGTTATTGCTGTGTCTTCTAAAATATCATGTAGCAAACCAGCAATAATAGTTTTGGGTCCCAATTTTAATTGCGCTAAATAATAAGCAGTTGACAAAGGGTGACAAATATATGGATCATTATTTTTTCTAAGTTGTCCTTCATGCTGGTTTTTTGCAAATTCAAATGCCTCATAAATTGATCGTAGTTCTTTTTTGGAATAAATATAAGTTTTTAATTCCTTTTCCAATGGAGCATAATCATCAATTTGAACAACATTTAATAATTTTCTTGATGTAATTTCTTTTTTTCTGTTTAGTATCATAAATCAGCCTCTTATGCTAATTATTATACAATAGATAATAAAAAACGACGATTATACATCGTCGTTAAATATTCTAATATTCAATTAATTTTTGAACACGATATTTGGATAATAAACTTTTATCATGTAAATCTGTTAAATCTGCTAA
The sequence above is drawn from the Williamsoniiplasma somnilux genome and encodes:
- a CDS encoding Pr6Pr family membrane protein, whose amino-acid sequence is MHLKKQIITKDMIHDWKFWFKLIIGLSIMGLIIGTKISDMVSLMTASKQVEAILASSELKGISIDDIFNKVKEIATLKGFDEARSYMNWISIVPNKIDGDNIGWLSSTSFGDFFINSFTYFTTLSNIAVGIWFLVAALKPQNEGIKGYISLNSTIIVTTYITITLIIYNGILLPTSLMNGDYMSAFNWTTTVLEHMLFPLALILYVALVMKPINTQKAKQYIKKGWVKAIILLLTYGILILIRGEIRYQGNKPVDTQYPYFFLRVHEAKVVGLPGVAWFFIAVIAIAAILIGFSTLYMHILNTRENKIKRVH
- the aspS gene encoding aspartate--tRNA ligase, with amino-acid sequence MKRTHTCGELNISNIGQKVLLQGWVKKIRKMGAMTFIDLRDRYGITQIIASDKETSILNDIKTEFVVEVIGIVVERKSKNLELTTGEIEIQVENILVINKSELTPFQIEDKIDTLEDTRLSYRYLDLRRPEMTNNLLIRSKMNSIIRRYLEDQKFVEVETPILGKSTPEGARDFLVPSRTNKNKFYALPQSPQLFKQLLMISGIDRYFQIVRCFRDEDLRIDRQPEFTQLDMEMSFATNEDVMEIIENLIKKILKDLKNVDIIEPLIRLPYKEAIANYGVDKPDLRYDLLIKDLNEVFANTEIKMLKPLVKQNLSIRGVMIDEILTKKQILEIEETAKQNHLKSIGFAKFENDTWSGSIASQLNEKEKKELLTIFNIKDKGTLFVNGDKYKTISQAMGAIRINLAKIFNLANVTDFKLLWVVDFPLFEWSEDDNRFVAAHHPFTMPKQESLKDFDTNKEQALANSYDLVMNGFEIGGGSQRITNFDLQKRMFDAIELSKEEIVNNFDWFMNAYKYGAPYHSGLALGLDRIGMLLTGAYSIRDVIAFPKNSSGIDPMSNAPDFVNDSLLEQLNVKTIK
- the hisS gene encoding histidine--tRNA ligase, coding for MIQKPRGTQDLFLNEINEIIELETILKTIAKNYNFQEIRTPIFEAKELFVRSVGTTSDVVSKEMYEFVDKKNRQFVLRPEGTAPVVRALIENKLYAPEFIPFKTFYIGPMFRYERPQVGRNRQFNQFGVEVFGPNNIEQDLELINFAYAITKKIGIEKNIQIDLNFLVTGIRREKYISDLKKYLETFKNLCNDCTQRLSLNPLRVLDCKIDGIKFLDAPNMQKYLNSEDELYFSKIVQKLKESEINVKISSKLVRGLDYYTGLIFEVKYNSEILGSQDTIIAGGRYNNLVSELGGPNMPAAGFALGIERILIILKNLKKDLKTNKGLDLYTIALSEKGMELNYKVLRTLREQNVIVDTDLMNRSFKSAFKQAEKLDAKWIIIFGDEEFTTQKVTLKNQKNGEQIMVDVKDIFEIIQKNK
- a CDS encoding RelA/SpoT family protein; the protein is MILNRKKEITSRKLLNVVQIDDYAPLEKELKTYIYSKKELRSIYEAFEFAKNQHEGQLRKNNDPYICHPLSTAYYLAQLKLGPKTIIAGLLHDILEDTAITYAELKDVFGEEVANLVEAVTKVSYFAKENREQQKAEYLRKIYLSMAVDIRVIIIKLADRMHNMLTIKNLNEQKQQIIAKETLETYTAIAHRLGMKQVKSILEDLSFEVLNPEEYKKIEKLVETNSEKRISSINSIIKDIERFLRVEKHIKIIDIFGRPKTIYSIYRKMNQIGKSFDEITDLLAIRIIVNSADDCYKVLGYLHQFYTPVTSRFKDYIATPKNNVYQSLHTTLADVKGEIFEVQIRTEKMDKVAETGAAAHWAYKEGESVDINKKQKEIDEQIDLFDRIISLDQESATISDDSTEKKEKIEDVLKEDIFTSSIYVMTPNKKVVTLPFGSTVLDFAYRIHTEVGEHTTGAKINGVYSPINTVLKSGQIVEVKTSSKQKPTHEWLKIVVTSNARNRIKKYLTSMINETNIKDRKDEIKVYVEKTKNAINSAINQKDLRWKRKTSAEILESLKKISFNSEDDFLYAVYKGEYSIEKAIDLIYIDHDFSKDDAAREAIKSEKIQILDFKNDVLVDGIANLKTQLSSCCAPIPYESIVGYVSKGNGIKVHLSECINVSGDLAQRLVVVNWNPNVAETHDYQTTIKYYATDRPNLLYDVTKVLIGLKASTISANVKADQKSLLATGTMKIKVRNSDQLSMIISALKSVPAVVDVVRDIKKENKKND